The Drosophila biarmipes strain raj3 chromosome 2L, RU_DBia_V1.1, whole genome shotgun sequence genome has a window encoding:
- the LOC127010604 gene encoding cartilage oligomeric matrix protein-like, with the protein MDNLLHRCHCNVGWAGNGLLCGRDSDMDGWPDQKLECPDLHCHRDNCPMLPNSGQEDADLDGYGDGCDEDADGDNVQNTQDNCPLNFNTEQVDSDGDRVGDVCDNCVLKYNPGQLDTDEDGRGDECDGDIDNDSIPNELDNCPLLPNPSQADSDNDGVGNVCDNCPNLPNPDQKDRDMDFVGDACHRDIDGDDDGVPNSLDNCPMVSNSDQLDTDGDGTGDECDDDMDGDGVPNYKDNCPLASNPKQEDFNRNGKGDCCEEDEDVDGVPNTIDNCPNNSMIQHTDFRTLQTIPLDPKGLSQADPNWVVHANGTEIVQTLNSDPGLAVGKDAFGGVDFDGTFYINDDTDDDYAGFVFSYQSSYKYYVVQWKKGTQTYWEPRPFTASAAPGIQIKLVNSTEGPGPTMRNSLWHEGNTDGEARLLWKDPKNIAWKERTSYRWSLVHRPAIGLIRLQMYEGHRLIFDSGNVFDSTLKGGRLGVFCFSQRMIIWSNLQYKCNNRVKALIYNDLSDYLKTKVELQD; encoded by the exons ATGGACAATTTGCTCCACAGGTGCCACTGCAATGTCGGATGGGCAGGCAATGGATTGCTTTGCGGAAGAGATTCCGACATGGATGGATGGCCAGACCAAAAGCTTGAATGCCCGGATCTGCACTGCCACCGGGACAACTGCCCGATGCTGCCCAATTCGGGTCAGGAGGATGCAGATCTAGATGGTTATGGTGATGGGTGTGATGAGGACGCCGACGGCGACAATGTCCAGAACACTCAGGATAACTGCCCGCTGAACTTCAACACGGAGCAGGTGGACTCCGATGGCGACAGAGTGGGCGATGTGTGTGACAACTGTGTGCTCAAGTACAATCCCGGGCAGCTGGACACGGATGAGGATGGTCGGGGTGATGAGTGCGATGGGGACATCGATAATGATTCCATACCCAATGAGCTGGACAACTGCCCCTTGCTGCCGAATCCCAGTCAAGCTGATAGTGACAACGATGGTGTGGGCAATGTGTGCGACAACTGCCCGAATCTCCCAAATCCCGATCAGAAGGATCGCGACATGGACTTTGTGGGCGATGCCTGTCACCGTGACATAGATGGGGATGACGATGGAGTGCCAAACTCTTTGGACAACTGCCCCATGGTCAGCAACTCAGATCAGCTGGACACCGATGGGGATGGAACGGGCGACGAGTGCGATGATGACATGGATGGCGATGGCGTACCCAACTACAAGGACAACTGTCCGCTGGCCAGCAATCCCAAGCAGGAGGACTTCAATCGCAATGGCAAGGGTGACTGTtgcgaggaggacgaggacgtgGATGGGGTGCCCAATACCATAGATAATTGCCCCAACAACTCGATGATCCAACATACGGATTTCCGCACCCTTCAAACCATCCCACTGGACCCGAAAGGCCTATCCCAAGCGGATCCCAACTGGGTGGTGCATGCCAACGGCACCGAGATTGTCCAGACCCTCAACTCGGATCCAGGCCTGGCCGTGGGTAAAGATGCCTTCGGCGGTGTGGACTTCGATGGCACCTTCTATATCAACGATGATACGGATGACGACTATGCGGGTTTTGTTTTCAGCTACCAGAGTAGCTACAAATACTATGTGGTTCAGTGGAAGAAGGGTACCCAAACCTACTGGGAGCCACGACCCTTCACCGCATCCGCGGCACCAGGAATCCAGATCAAGCTGGTCAACAGCACAGAGGGTCCTGGGCCCACAATGCGGAATAGTTTGTGGCACGAGGGTAATACCGATGGGGAGGCCAGACTGCTGTGGAAGGATCCGAAGAACATTGCCTGGAAGGAGAGAACCTCCTACCGCTGGTCCCTGGTGCATCGACCGGCCATTGGCCTCATCCGCCTGCA AATGTACGAGGGTCACCGCCTGATCTTCGACTCGGGCAATGTTTTCGACTCCACGCTGAAGGGCGGACGGCTGGGCGTGTTCTGCTTCTCGCAAAGGATGATTATATGGTCCAACCTGCAGTACAAGTGCAATA ACCGCGTAAAAGCCCTGATCTACAATGATCTGTCCGATTATCTGAAGACGAAGGTGGAGTTGCAGGACTGA
- the LOC108033423 gene encoding uncharacterized protein LOC108033423 — protein MASCQVQETPSQDELKNTENNKNVKNSEERGQLNFKSNNDVGAVAAPSSETDLRPSRSSVTKMTRIPAPTYMGPSGSHYQASSRVYSSVVVRKPKMEDHQLTNDSGIHMDSSMTELPETPLSARPSPILQTILDRIPGTSSEMELRQAEEQTLKELQRVVAEMEADVALDDVDLQDQPLGDDQDQANTEEENYNLTPDVGNSPKNSGLDMEQLSATETQQKQNSVSKEPLTNGEHSVDNLQIMQEECAAKGKYVEDEAAKEEELELFEKLAQDPAPDDPVLTESTEESVDQQPEKSAPESLMEELEMAIGGGCETEEDRILREQFERSPETMGLKFPYPADENMSTISETGLTSCPSLDGSVKSDRRMVPLEELIDPENNVELLRQLLQSGSKENVAEVEAVLNDSDLLEKQAVVAESEEEAETETEIEDETEMAKKQTTKSFSNFRRLISRKLLKLSYPILFCGLAFSLIYLSRKE, from the coding sequence ATGGCCAGCTGCCAAGTCCAAGAGACTCCATCCCAGGACGAGTTGAAAAACactgaaaacaacaaaaacgtGAAGAATTCGGAGGAACGGgggcaattaaattttaaatctaatAACGATGTGGGTGCGGTGGCCGCTCCTTCGTCGGAGACTGATCTGCGTCCTTCGCGCAGTTCGGTGACCAAGATGACCCGGATTCCGGCTCCTACTTATATGGGTCCCAGTGGTAGCCATTATCAGGCTAGCAGCCGAGTGTACAGCTCAGTGGTGGTTCGGAAGCCCAAGATGGAAGACCACCAGTTGACCAACGACTCCGGCATCCACATGGACTCGTCGATGACCGAGTTGCCCGAGACCCCATTGTCGGCCAGACCCAGTCCCATACTGCAGACGATTCTAGACAGGATTCCGGGCACCAGCAGCGAAATGGAACTTCGGCAGGCCGAGGAGCAGACTCTCAAAGAACTTCAACGGGTCGTTGCCGAAATGGAAGCCGATGTGGCTCTGGACGATGTGGATTTGCAGGATCAGCCACTCGGCGATGATCAAGACCAGGCCAATACGGAGGAAGAAAACTATAATTTAACACCAGATGTCGGAAATAGCCCAAAGAACTCTGGTCTCGATATGGAACAGCTTTCTGCAACCGAAACCCAGCAGAAACAAAACAGCGTTTCTAAGGAACCACTGACTAATGGAGAACATTCTGTGGACAATCTGCAAATAATGCAAGAAGAGTGTGCTGCTAAAGGGAAATATGTGGAGGACGAAGCTGCAAAGGAAGAGGAACTAGAACTTTTTGAGAAACTGGCCCAAGACCCAGCCCCTGATGATCCAGTGCTCACAGAATCCACCGAGGAATCAGTGGACCAGCAGCCTGAGAAGTCTGCGCCCGAATCCCTAATGGAGGAGCTTGAAATGGCGATAGGTGGGGGTTGCGAAACCGAAGAGGATCGGATTCTCAGGGAGCAATTTGAGAGAAGCCCTGAAACAATGGGCTTGAAATTTCCTTATCCAGCAGACGAGAACATGTCCACCATTTCGGAGACGGGACTGACCTCGTGTCCCTCGTTAGATGGATCGGTGAAGAGTGATCGTCGGATGGTTCCCTTGGAGGAACTTATCGATCCCGAAAACAATGTGGAGCTACTGCGTCAGCTTTTGCAGTCTGGATCCAAAGAGAACGTCGCCGAGGTAGAGGCAGTCCTAAACGATAGTGATCTTCTGGAGAAGCAGGCGGTGGTGGCTGAATCGGAGGAAGAAGCGGAAACCGAGACCGAGATTGAGGACGAAACGGAAATGGCCAAGAAGCAGACCACCAAGTCGTTTAGTAACTTCCGACGCCTTATCAGCCGCAAGCTCCTGAAGCTCAGCTATCCCATACTATTCTGCGGCCTGGCTTTTAGCCTGATTTACCTATCCCGCAAGGAGTAG